Genomic DNA from Bartonella alsatica:
GTTGGTGGAACTAATAAAAAAGGTGAAATAGCACCAGAATAAACAATATGGCCAGCAAAAGCAAAACGACCGTGATAAAATTCGTGCGCCATCATCGGATCAGCTACATGCAAATCAATGGGATATGCTAAAATTTTATGGGGACGAAACCCTGAAAATCGCCAACGAAACAATGGCCCAACCCATAGACGCCGTATAAATTGATGTGCCCTATACACAAAATCTGACGTCTTTACCTGTGAACCTTTTATCGCAACCGCCAAATCACATCTCCACTTGTGCTGAATCGAGCACAATTTCAGCCATTTTAGTAAATGAACCGTTAATTAAGCCACTTTTCTTAAGCGCGCTGCAAAAAAACCATCCATTCCTAAAAACATGTTTTTCTCAGCGTTAAAATTTTCCTGACAAAAATCTGCAGGCGTTGTGCGCAAAGTCCCCTTAGCAGAAAGCAAATGCGCCATAACGCCCATTTCCTCTATACGAATAGGCTCTAAAATAATGTCATTGCGTGTTGACAAAATTTTCTCAATAAGATCTTCACCTTCTTCTTTTGCCAATGAACAATTGGAAAAAACAATACACCCTCCCTTCTTCACCAAAGCAATTGCTGCCGAAAGCAAACTATATTGCAGCGCCGCTAAATTGACGATATCGTCCATAGATTTCGTCCATAAAATATCCGGATGACGACGTATTGTGCCTGTAGAAGAACAAGGAGCATCAAGAAGAACAGCGTCAAAAAGCTGTTCTGGATGAAAATTTCTCACATCTCCCTGCCAAGTAGAAACCGAAAAATGAAGTCGCTCCATATTTTCTTTTAAACGCTTTACTCGACTAGCAGAGAGTTCAATTGCTGTCACATCAGCCCCTTGTAGTGCCAATTGTGCTGTTTTTCCCCCAGGGCTTGCACAAAGATCAACAACCTGTTTTCCCTGAATATTTCCAAGTAAACAAGCAGGCAACGCCGCAGCAAAATCCTGAACCCACCAAGCTCCTTCTGTATAACCTGGTAAATCAGAAACAGAACAATCCAAATTGCTCAACCGAACAGAACCATTGGGTAAAACAATGCCCCCAAGCCGTTTAGCCCATCCCACACTATCGGATTTGACTGTAACATCAAGAGGAGGCTCAACATTTTGAATTGCTAAAATCTGTTTAGCTTTTTCTTTTCCATAAGTTGACACTAAAAGCTGTCTAAACCATGCTGGAATTCCTTCAATGCTAGGAACCAGTTGGCGCAAAAATACCGCCTCACGTGCAACATTGCGTAAAAGAGCATTTACTACCCCTGAAAAGCGGCGCAGACGTGGGTCAAGTTTAGCCACATGTACTGCCAAATCAATAGCAGCATGATCAGGAATATCGAGGTAAAGAATTTGCGCCACACTGATATGCAAAAGATGCTGAAGCGAAAACGCTTGTGAAGGCAAAGGGCGTAACAAAAAACGTGACAAAGCGGTCGTAATCTGCCCCCGATGACGCAATGCTACTACCAAAATAGCGCGACATAACAAACGATCTCGATGTGAAAGCCCTAAATATTTTGGATGTCCATGTTCATTATCTGTTAAATTTGAAAGAGATACATGCTTATCAAGCACCGCCCCTAAAAAACGAACACACAACTGCCGAACAGCTAATCCCGGAATATTCATTTCGGACACACGCCCCGCTTTTTCGTGTTTCAAAGCAACACCCTTTATGTTTTATTCTCTTATAGATTTCCATGATCAAGTCTTTTTTGAATCTTTATAATGAAGCCAAGATGGACGTTTTGTAATGCGCTGGAAATTACTATTATTCTGATCACCTGATACATGAGTTTGAGCAATGCGCTCTAGAACTCCATAATCTAAACCCTTATTTTTTTCATGCAATCTATCTTCTTCATGCCATTCTATGCTTTTGGCCATCAATCCCTTCATTTCATCCGCTTGTCGATAAAGAGCAGCAATACGATTTGCTGTCGCAGGATGCGTAGAGAAAAGGCTATCAGCTCCCTCTCCGCTCAAGGGATTAATAATAAACATATGTGCTGTTGCTGGATTATGCTCTGCTTCTTCATTATATACTCTACGTCCACTATCAGAAATTTTACGCAACGCTGAAGCTAACCATAATGGATTACCACATATTTCAGCCCCCCGACGATCAGCAGCATATTCGCGCGTGCGACTAATAGCCATTTGTACCAACATAGCCGCAAAAGGCGCCACAAGTAGAGCAATAATAGCTCCAAGCCCTCCACCATGAGAATGACCCGAAGAATTACGCGTACCGCCCATAAAAAAAGCGAAATTACCAAGCATCGAAATTGCTCCCGCAATTGTTGCAGTCAACGTCATCGTTAACGTATCACGATGTTCAATATGTGCTAGCTCATGCGCCATAACTCCCGCAATTTCCTCTTTAGTTAACTGCTTTAACAATCCGGTACTTGCAGCAACGGCTGCATTTTGAGGATTGCGTCCCGTAGCAAAAGCATTTGGCTGCACATTATCAATAATGTAAACCTTTGGTTGAGGAAGAGAAGCTTTCTTAGCTAAATCACTTACAATCTTATAATAAACTGGTGATGAATGCTGATTAACTTCACGCGCACCGTACATGCGTAAAACGATTTTATCCGAATTCCAATAAGAAAAAAAATTTAAACCACTCGCCATCAAAAGCGCAATGATCATGCCACTGCCCCCTCCAACAAGATAACCAACTCCCATAAAAAGAGCGCTCATAAAAGCTAAAAGCATTGCCGTACGCATTATATTCATTACTCAAAAAACTCCATGATAAAACGTAATCAATGTTATATGATGGGGTTTTCTTTCTGCTTCTTCAATGGAATAGGTGTAAAATGGATAAAAAAGACGAAAAAATGGGCAAACAAAATAAAACCATAAATAAACAACAATCCCTTTCTCCTGCAGCACAACGCGCCCTCAAAGAAGCTGAAGAAAGGCGTAAATATCAAAAAAACGAAGAAAAATCCTTAGAAAATGGTGGACGTAGTGGCAAAGACCCTTCACGCTATGGAGACTGGGAAATTAATGGCCGTGCTATTGATTTTTAAAAACATATTCATTTACTTAAAGAAGATAAGCTTTTGGCAAAAAACCGGCAACAATCACTGCTCTTTATATAAAGAAAATGCTTTTACAAAATATATATGAAGCTAAAATCTTAGAAAAAGTAGGTGTAGAAACAAAAATCCATCACACTAAGGAAACAGAAAATTAAAACCACACCACAACTTTTAAAAATTGTATTCATTTAAAAAAAATCAAATATCTATTTAAATAAGGCCTTTTTTCGTCTGTCAAAAACGAATAATACTTATTTTTTGCTTCTAAAAGTTTTTAAAAGCAGAATTGATTATTTTTAAACACAATCATACTTCTTGTGATACCGAAGTAGATTCTGCTTCAGCAGCCGCTGCTTCTTCAGCAGCTTGCTTTGCAGCAGCTATACGCTCTTGTGCCTTTTTACCCGGTTCACCTTTTTGTGGATTATTACGGATTGGGCGTTTTTTCAAACCAGCTGCATCCAAAAACCGTAAAACGCGATCTGTTGGCTGCGCACCTTGACCAAGCCAATATTGGATACGCTCTTCATCAAGTTTTACACGCGGACCATCCTTCGGCAACATTGGAGCCCATGCACCAACACGTTCAATAAACCGTCCGTCGCGCGGACTACGGACATCTGCAACAACGATGTGATAGTAAGGACGCTTTTTTGAACCTCCACGGGACAAACGAATTTTTAATGCCATATTTTATCTCCTATTGTCAGTCCTGGCTTTCGTTTAAATTGATTTGCTTTGTTTTTGCTCTTCAGCAATCACCTCATGGTGATGCACAACCTCTTTAATAACAAACTTCAAAAATCTTTCAGCAAAATCGGGATCAAGATGACTATCTATAGCCAATTGCCGCAATCGTGCAACTTGACGTTGCTCACGCAGAGGATCGACTGCAGGCAAATCATAACGAGCCTTTAAATGCCCCACAGCCTTCGTACACCGAAACCGTTCTGCTAAAATATGAATCAAGGTTGCATCAAAATTATCAATGGATTCTCGTAAATGTGCCAATTCATCTAATATTTTTTCTTGCTTCATACTTTTTTCCCTCTTTGCATCTTATTTCTTCTTAGGACGCAGAGGAAAATTTCCCCTATCAATAATGCTATCAGAAAGACCAGGAAATGGAATCCTATGCCCTGGAAGACCAGGTAAGGTCTTTTCTCCATAACCCCTTCCAATTTGCTTTTGAAGTGTTGAGAGGCGCTTTGAATCAAACCCCGATAAATCGGGCAAAGTTCCAGAATTTTCGCCAACATCTTCCATACCACCAAGCCCCATCTTAGAACCAAATCCACTTAACATTTTTCCCATCAAACCGCTTTTACCTTTGCCTCCTATAGCTTTGACCATATCAGCCATTTGGCGATGCATTTTTAAAAGCTTATTAATATCAGCAGCACTTGTACCAGAACCTTTAGCAATTCGTTGTTTACGACTGTGTTTTAACAGCTCTGGATTGGCTCGTTCTTTGGGTGTCATTGATGAAATAATAGCCAATTGACGATTAAACAAACGATCATCGAGGCCCGCAGCAGCAATCTGATCTTTTACCTTACCTAAACCCGGCAACATTCCCATAATGCTGCCCATTCCCCCAAGTTTTTTCATTTTCTGCAATTGTTCTGCAAGGTCATTGAGATCGAATTTTCCAGCTTGCATTTTTTTTGCAAAAGCGGCTGCTTTTTCATGATCTATCGTTTCAGCAGCTTTTTCAACTAAAGAAACAATATCACCCATTCCGAGAATACGATCTGCAATACGTTGAGGATGAAACTCTTCCAAAGCATCTATTTTTTCACCGATTCCAATTGCTTTAATGGGTTTTCCTGTAACAGCACGCATTGAAAGAGCAGCACCACCACGTCCATCACTATCCATACGTGTTAAAATAATTCCTGTAATCCCTACACGCTCATCAAAAGAACGAGCAAGGTGAACAGCGTCTTGACCAGTAAGACTATCAGCA
This window encodes:
- a CDS encoding DUF1674 domain-containing protein is translated as MDKKDEKMGKQNKTINKQQSLSPAAQRALKEAEERRKYQKNEEKSLENGGRSGKDPSRYGDWEINGRAIDF
- the rpsP gene encoding 30S ribosomal protein S16 — protein: MALKIRLSRGGSKKRPYYHIVVADVRSPRDGRFIERVGAWAPMLPKDGPRVKLDEERIQYWLGQGAQPTDRVLRFLDAAGLKKRPIRNNPQKGEPGKKAQERIAAAKQAAEEAAAAEAESTSVSQEV
- the ffh gene encoding signal recognition particle protein; protein product: MFESLQERLGSILSHLTGRGALSDQDVATALREIRRALLEADVALDVARSFTDRVREKAVGAAIVKSIKPGQMVVKIVHDELVNVLGNEGVLSDLNAPAPVVIMMIGLQGSGKTTTTAKLAKRLTEKNNKKVLMASLDTRRPAAQEQLRQLGEQAKLASLPIVPGQSPVDIAIRAVQAAKLGGYDVLLLDTAGRNHIDEGLMLELAEIKTCSLPHEIMLVADSLTGQDAVHLARSFDERVGITGIILTRMDSDGRGGAALSMRAVTGKPIKAIGIGEKIDALEEFHPQRIADRILGMGDIVSLVEKAAETIDHEKAAAFAKKMQAGKFDLNDLAEQLQKMKKLGGMGSIMGMLPGLGKVKDQIAAAGLDDRLFNRQLAIISSMTPKERANPELLKHSRKQRIAKGSGTSAADINKLLKMHRQMADMVKAIGGKGKSGLMGKMLSGFGSKMGLGGMEDVGENSGTLPDLSGFDSKRLSTLQKQIGRGYGEKTLPGLPGHRIPFPGLSDSIIDRGNFPLRPKKK
- a CDS encoding chorismate mutase, producing the protein MKQEKILDELAHLRESIDNFDATLIHILAERFRCTKAVGHLKARYDLPAVDPLREQRQVARLRQLAIDSHLDPDFAERFLKFVIKEVVHHHEVIAEEQKQSKSI
- a CDS encoding RsmB/NOP family class I SAM-dependent RNA methyltransferase; translation: MKHEKAGRVSEMNIPGLAVRQLCVRFLGAVLDKHVSLSNLTDNEHGHPKYLGLSHRDRLLCRAILVVALRHRGQITTALSRFLLRPLPSQAFSLQHLLHISVAQILYLDIPDHAAIDLAVHVAKLDPRLRRFSGVVNALLRNVAREAVFLRQLVPSIEGIPAWFRQLLVSTYGKEKAKQILAIQNVEPPLDVTVKSDSVGWAKRLGGIVLPNGSVRLSNLDCSVSDLPGYTEGAWWVQDFAAALPACLLGNIQGKQVVDLCASPGGKTAQLALQGADVTAIELSASRVKRLKENMERLHFSVSTWQGDVRNFHPEQLFDAVLLDAPCSSTGTIRRHPDILWTKSMDDIVNLAALQYSLLSAAIALVKKGGCIVFSNCSLAKEEGEDLIEKILSTRNDIILEPIRIEEMGVMAHLLSAKGTLRTTPADFCQENFNAEKNMFLGMDGFFAARLRKVA
- the htpX gene encoding zinc metalloprotease HtpX is translated as MNIMRTAMLLAFMSALFMGVGYLVGGGSGMIIALLMASGLNFFSYWNSDKIVLRMYGAREVNQHSSPVYYKIVSDLAKKASLPQPKVYIIDNVQPNAFATGRNPQNAAVAASTGLLKQLTKEEIAGVMAHELAHIEHRDTLTMTLTATIAGAISMLGNFAFFMGGTRNSSGHSHGGGLGAIIALLVAPFAAMLVQMAISRTREYAADRRGAEICGNPLWLASALRKISDSGRRVYNEEAEHNPATAHMFIINPLSGEGADSLFSTHPATANRIAALYRQADEMKGLMAKSIEWHEEDRLHEKNKGLDYGVLERIAQTHVSGDQNNSNFQRITKRPSWLHYKDSKKT